In Melospiza melodia melodia isolate bMelMel2 unplaced genomic scaffold, bMelMel2.pri scaffold_149, whole genome shotgun sequence, the following are encoded in one genomic region:
- the LOC134433235 gene encoding LOW QUALITY PROTEIN: serine/threonine-protein kinase WNK2-like (The sequence of the model RefSeq protein was modified relative to this genomic sequence to represent the inferred CDS: deleted 2 bases in 1 codon), with protein MAADLGDPKTPASPPAPPKRFFRKSVEVLEEEERGERGGDPGPRGDPRLGGGEEGEEEAEMKAVATSPGGRFLKFDIELGRGAFKTVFKGFDTDTWVEVAWCELQDRKLTKAEQQRFKEEAEMLKGLQHPNIVRFYDSWESSLRGKKCIVLVTELMTSGTLKTYLKRFKVMKPKVLRSWCRQILKGLQFLHTRTPPIIHRDLKCDNIFITGPTGSVKIGDLGLATLMRTSFAKSVIGTPEFMAPEMYEERYDESVDVYAFGMCMLEMGTSEYPYSECQNAAQIYRKVTSGIKPASFHKVTDPEVKEIIEGCIRQNKAERLSIRDLLDHAFFAEDTGLRVELAEDDAGLDPALALRLWVEDPKKLKGKHKDNEAIEFSFNLEADVPEEVAYEMVKSGFFHESDSKAVAKSIRDRLALVRKTREKKQAEGRGGPESRGGPESEDTEVDQHVRQQLLREQPPPGPGETPKLPLDTQNCPLKLPLVLSKLPLDTQNFPLKLPPVLSKLPLDIQNCPLKLPLVLSKLPLDIQNCPLKLRGVPDNVPPPDVPGPCGVTGAPEQLWGYPQGAQDGVSPPVPPAVTQGTEGTAEDGTGGGTTEPPGPEGDPCGCGGGSVTMGTQPQVAPGAPGPGVAPRVAAGVALPAAGVTAAPGVSPAQGVPPPAGVPPASGGTPALGVPPPAGMPPAPGMASAPGVPPSSLGVTPAQGMPPALGVPPPAGMPPAPGVTPAQGMASVPGVTPAQGMASVPGVTPAQGMASVPGVTPAQGMASVPGVAPAQGMASVPGVTPAQGMASVPGVTPAQGMAPGPGVPPPAGVPPQLVPMVQLQPGPGMPSTAPGMPPGPAMPLPSGMPPAQGMPPQPVPTMQPQLVPGMPPVVGMSPALGLPPLSVMAPVMGMSPAPEMPPPSMMPPAQGMPPPSVMPPVMGVSPAPRDASCPRDATTIHDATSLRDATTIHGATSHGDATSTRDATSTRHASSTHDATSPRDATSIHGATSPRVATSPRDATSICDATSHGDAPSPRDATTIPNATNYGDATTPRDATSICDATSHGDVPSSRDATTIHDATSHGDVPSSRDATTIHDATSRGDVPSSRDAPPSMMPPAMGMSQAPEMPPPSPMPQPPMLPGPEEPSVPAEAASLLRVPDVPDVPGPRARQRRASCQRPARFQLTVLQVSSAGDNTVECQLETHDSKMVTFRFDVDGDAPEDIACYMVEDNFVLEGERDKFVEELKAIVEQARGLLGTPAPDPQVGPLEPPAGGEGPPQSSPVGRWRFCINQTIRNREATGPGGPPPARRALGTSQGGPQEQGTNKSGASEQDGPGRPEMAVPKAQDLDVPQGQESAVPKLEELGVPQALGTAVTGPQEVAEPTGPEGINPEPQDLGAPQGSGLSVPSPGHLDVAVPKPPELNGHQEPLVPGDTEPGVPQEQGTVTAPLEQEGPREPPEPTEPDVSQEPGDPQGLGTIVTGAPEPPGDPQGLGTFVTGAWGQEGPPGPEAVPPARPPPGAASFPLGLCPRLRSPRKGWGRRIKSWARRLRPPSGGGDPHTEEPEELGDPSRRGHCQPHPEPPDPEGDWGGPSSGSESGGLGGSPHPPGAPLLPGSPETPLSSDGDSEPEDEALREQLRRLREKHIQEVLELRARQERELRELHRRLRALKEARGDPPKWGGGGGTPPQRGHGGSPRRPRGARARGRGRGVALTEGIWRGKEGILGDDEGISGYK; from the exons ATGGCCGCCGatctgggggaccccaaaactcccgCGTCGCCCCCGGCCCCCCCAAAACGCTTCTTCCGCAAGAGCGTGGaggtgctggaggaggaggagcggggcGAGCGCGGCGGCGACCCCGGCCCGCGGGGCGACCCCCGCCTCGGCGGGGGCGAGGAGGGCGAGGAGGAGGCGGAGATGAAGGCCGTGGCCACCTCGCCCGGCGGCCGCTTCCTCAAGTTCGACATCGAGCTGGGGCGCGGCGCCTTCAAGACGGTCTTCAAGGGCTTCGACACCGACACCTGGGTGGAGGTGGCCTGGTGTGAGCTGCAG GACCGCAAGCTGACCAAGGCGGAGCAGCAGCGCTTCAAGGAGGAGGCCGAGATGCTCAAGGGGCTGCAGCACCCCAACATCGTCCGCTTCTACGACTCCTGGGAGTCCTCTCTCCGCGGCAAGAAGTGCATCGTCCTCGTCACCGAGCTCATGACCTCGGGCACCCTCAAGAC GTACCTCAAGAGGTTCAAGGTGATGAAGCCGAAGGTGCTGCGGAGCTGGTGCCGGCAGATCCTGAAGGGGCTGCAGTTCCTGCACACGAGGACGCCGCCCATCATCCACCGCGACCTCAAGTGCGACAACATCTTCATCACCGGCCCCACGGGCTCCGTCAAGATCGGCGACCTGGGGCTGGCCACGCTCATGCGCACGTCCTTCGCCAAGAGCGTCATCG ggacccccgaGTTCATGGCCCCCGAGATGTACGAGGAGCGCTACGACGAGTCCGTGGACGTCTACGCCTTCGGGATGTGCATGCTGGAGATGGGCACGTCCGAGTACCCCTACTCCGAGTGCCAGAACGCCGCTCAGATCTACCGCAAAGTCACCAGC GGCATCAAGCCGGCGAGTTTCCACAAGGTGACGGACCCCGAGGTGAAGGAGATCATCGAGGGCTGCATCCGGCAGAACAAGGCTGagag GCTGTCCATCCGGGACCTGCTGGACCACGCGTTCTTCGCCGAGGACACGGGGCTGCGCGTGGAGCTGGCCGAGGACGACGCGGGGCTGGACCCGGCGCTGGCGCTGCGCCTCTGGGTGGAGGACCCCAAAAAGCTCAAGGGCAAGCACAAGGACAACGAGGCCATCGAGTTCAGCTTCAACCTGGAGGCTGATGTCCCCGAGGAGGTGGCCTATGAGATG GTGAAATCCGGGTTCTTCCACGAGAGCGACTCCAAGGCCGTGGCCAAATCCATCCGGGACCGGCTGGCGCTGGTGAGGAAGACGCGGGAGAAGAAGCAGGCGGAGGGCAGGGGGGGCCCCGAGAGCCGGGGGGGCCCCGAGAGCGAGGACACCGAGGTCGATCAGCACgtgaggcagcagctgctgcgggagcagccccctcctggtcctggtgagaccccaaaactgcccctggacacccagaactgccccctaaAACTGCCCTTAGTGCTCTCAAAACTGCCCCTGGACACCCAGAACTTCCCCCTAAAACTGCCCCCAGTGCTCTCGAAACTGCCCCTGGacatccagaactgccccctAAAACTGCCCTTAGTGCTCTCAAAACTGCCCCTGGacatccagaactgccccctAAAACT CCGAGGGGTCCCGGACAACGTCCCCCCCCCAGATGTCCCCGGTCCCTGCGGTGTCACCGGAGcccctgagcagctctgggggtaCCCACAGGGAGCCCAGGATGGGGTGTCCCCCCCTGTGCCACCAGCG GTGACCCAGGGGACCGAGGGCACAGCAGAGGATGGCACCGGAGGAGGCACCACGGAGCCACCTGGGCCCGAGGGGGACCCCTGTGGCTGTGGCGGGGGGtcggtgacaatggggacacagcCACAGGTGGCACCCGGGGCACCGGGGCCGGGGGTGGCACCGAGAGTGGCAGcgggggtggcactgccagctgcGGGGGTGACAGCGGCTCCTGGAGTGTCACCAGCGCAAGGGGTGCCACCTCCTGCTGGAGTGCCACCGGCCTCGGGGGGGACgccagctctgggggtgccacctcCGGCTGGAATGCCACCAGCTCCAGGGATGGCAtcagctccaggggtgccaccaTCATCTCTGGGGGTGACACCAGCCCAAGGGATGCCAccagctctgggggtgccacctcCGGCTGGAATGCCACCAGCTCCAGGGGTGACACCAGCCCAAGGGATGGCATCAGTGCCAGGGGTGACACCAGCCCAAGGGATGGCATCTGTGCCAGGGGTGACACCAGCCCAAGGGATGGCATCTGTGCCAGGGGTGacaccagcccagggcatggcatcagtgccaggggtggcaccagcccagggcatggcatCCGTGCCAGGGGTGACACCAGCCCAAGGGATGGCATCAGTGCCAGGGGTGACACCAGCCCAAGGGATGGCACCTGGTCCAGGAGTGCCACCCCCAGCTGGGGTGCCACCACAGTTGGTCCCCATGgtgcagctgcagccaggccctggAATGCCATCAACAGCCCCTGGGATGCCACCAGGTCCAGCAATGCCACTGCCATCTGGGATGCCACCAGCCCAGGGGATGCCACCACAGCCAGTCCCCACCATGCAGCCGCAGCTGGTGCCAGGGATGCCACCAGTGGTGGGGATGTcaccagctctggggctgccaccactgtctGTCATGGCACCAGTCATGGGGATGTCACCGGCCCCGGAGATGCCACCTCCATCCATGATGCCACCAGCCCAAGGGATGCCACCTCCGTCTGTGATGCCACCAGTCATGGGGGTGTCACCAGCCCCCAGGGATGCCTCCTGCCCAAGGGATGCCACCACCATCCATGATGCCACCAGCCTCAGAGATGCCACCACCATCCATGGTGCCACCAGCCATGGTGATGCCACCAGCACAAGGGATGCCACCAGCACAAGGCATGCCAGCTCCACCCATGATGCCACCAGCCCCAGAGATGCCACCTCCATCCATGGTGCCACCAGCCCAAGGGTTGCCACCAGCCCAAGGGATGCCACCTCCATCTGTGATGCCACCAGCCATGGGGATGCACCCAGCCCCAgagatgccaccaccatcccCAATGCCACCAACTATGGGGATGCCACCACCCCAAGGGATGCCACCTCCATCTGTGATGCCACCAGCCATGGGGATGTCCCAAGCTCCAGAGATGCCACCACCATCCATGATGCCACCAGCCATGGGGATGTCCCAAGCTCCAGAGATGCCACCACCATCCATGATGCCACCAGCCGTGGGGATGTCCCAAGCTCCAGAGATGCACCACCATCCATGATGCCACCAGCCATGGGGATGTCCCAAGCTCCAgagatgccaccaccatcccCAATGCCACAACCCCCGATGCTCCCTGGCCCCGAGGAGCCCTCGGTGCCCGCCGAGGCCGCGTCCCTGCTGCGTGTGCCCGATGTCCCCGACGTCCCCGGGCCGCGTGCCCGGCAGCGCCGCGCGTCGTGCCAGCGCCCTGCCCGCTTCCAGCTCACCGTGCTGCAG GTGTCCTCAGCTGGGGACAACACGGTGGAGTGCCAGCTGGAGACCCACGACAGCAAGATGGTCACCTTCAGGTTTGACGTGGATGGGGACGCGCCCGAGGACATCGCCTGCTACATG GTCGAGGACAACTTTGTCCTGGAGGGGGAGCGGGACAAGTTCGTGGAGGAGCTCAAGGCCATTGTGGAGCAGGCACGGGGGCTCCTCGGGACCCCCGCCCCGGACCCCCAG GTGGGACCCCTGGAGCCGCCAGCAGGTG GGGAAGGACCCCCCCAATCGTCACCCGTGGGGCGCTGGAGGTTCTGCATCAACCAAACCATCCGGAACCGCGAGGCCACCG GCCCTGGGGGACCCCCACCTGCCCGGagagccctggggacatcccaggggGGTCCCCAAGAACAGGGGACAAACAAGAGCGGAGCATCGGAGCAGGATGGGCCGGGGCGACCAGAGATGGCGGTCCCCAAAGCCCAGGACCTCGATGTCCCTCAGGGACAGGAGTCAGCTGTCCCCAAACTGGAGGAGCTGGGTGTCCCCCAGGCTTTGGGGACAGCTGTCACCGGTCCCCAGGAGGTGGCTGAACCCACAGGACCAGAGGGGATCAACCCCGAACCCCAAGATCTGGGGGCTCCCCAAGGCTCGGGGctgagtgtccccagccctggacaCCTGGACGTGGCTGTCCCCAAACCTCCGGAGCTCAATGGCCACCAAGAGCCCCTcgtccctggggacacagagccaggtgtcccccaggaacaggggacagtcactgccccaTTGGAGCAGGAGGGACCCAGGGAACCGCCCGAGCCCACAGAGCCGGACGTGTCCCAAGAGCCAGGTGACCCCCAAGGACTGGGGACAATCGTCACTGGAGCCCCAGAGCCACCAGGTGACCCCCAAGGACTGGGGACATTTGTCACCGGtgcctgggggcaggagggacccccAGGACCAGAG GCCgtgccccccgcccgccccccgcCCGGGGCTGCCTCGTTCCCGCTGGGGCTGTGCCCGCGCCTGCGCAGCCCCCGCAAGGGCTGGGGGCGCCGCATCAAGAGCTGGGCCCGGCGCCTGCGCCCCCCCTCCGGCGGGGGGGACCCCCACACAG AGGAACCAGAGGAACTCGGGGACCCCTCAAGGCGAGGGCACTGCCAG CCACACCCGGAGCCCCCCGACCCTGAGGGCGACTGGGGGGGCCCCAGCTCGGGCAGCGAGAgcggggggctggggggatccccgCACCCCCCCGGGGCCCCCCTGCTCC CGGGGTCCCCCGAGACCCCCCTGAGCAGCGATGGGGACTCGGAGCCCGAGGACGAGGCGCTGCGGGAGCAGCTGCGGCGGCTGCGGGAAAA
- the LOC134433236 gene encoding uncharacterized protein LOC134433236, with translation MRPSVIRGSLRASLARGFGARPRRLRIAIMAAPGVEARALFAEGVRAVLGGWAALQLAVAQGFGGPQGPEKAAWLSSALLDFFTQNADLEQEEVEDFLAEVMDNEFDTVVEDGSLQQREGRRRKRRRATRKRRRPWSAGHPRPPRTAGPWCSGGGGDDGGRGVLCVPPQLGGHPSPTLLPKLGGNKGPSPHGSGKRCCVIIEGRGRLESPWPHCDRRDNSQFNPVPPSIAQSLPLPRPSWRPL, from the exons ATGCGTCCATCGGTGATTCGGGGATCGCTCCGTGCTTCGCTCGCTCGCGGATTCGGCGCTCGACCGCGCCGCCTGCGCATCGCCATCATGGCGGCCCCCGGGGTGGAGGCGCGGGCGCTGTTCGCAGAGGGGGTTCGGGCCGTGCTGGGGGGGTGGGCGGCGCTGCAG CTGGCGGTGGCGCAGGGTTTCGGGGGGCCGCAGGGTCCCGAAAAGGCCGCGTGGCTCAGCTCGGCGCTGCTCGATTTCTTCACGCAGAACG CTgacctggagcaggaggaggtggAAGATTTCCTGGCCGAGGTGATGGACAACGAGTTCGACACAGTGGTGGAGGACGGCAGCCTGCAGCAG agagaggggaggaggaggaagaggaggagagcgacgaggaagaggaggag GCCATGGAGTGCGGGACACCCCCGCCCCCCTCGGACGGCTGGACCGTggtgcagcggcggcggcggcgatgaTGGGGGGAGGGGTGTCCTGTGTGTCCCCCCCCAGCTTGGGGGACACCCCTCCCCCACCCTGCTCCCCAAACTGGGGGGGAATAAAGGCCCCTCCCCCCATGGGAGTGGGAAGAGATGTTGTGTGATTATTGAAGGGAGAGGCCGCTTAGAGAGCCCCTGGCCCCACTGCGACCGCAGAGATAActcccagtttaacccagtccctcccagtatagcccagtccctcccattgCCCCGCCCATCATGGCGACCGCTCTGA
- the LOC134433221 gene encoding metabotropic glutamate receptor 6-like: MLYALDRVNGDPRVLPNLTLGARILDTCSRDTYALEQALSFVRSLLPPEGGEGSCPDGSAPRRPPPERLVGVIGASASSVSIMVANVLRLFAIPQISYASTAPELSDPGRYEFFSRVVPPDSYQAQAMVAVVRALGWSYVSTLASEGNYGESGVEAFVQSSREAGGLCIAQSIKIPREPKPGEFAKVIGRLMETSTARGVVLFANEDDIRRVLEAATLANLSGHFSWVGSDSWGAKMAPVQGLEDAADGAITILPKRASVPGFDEYFMSRSLENNRRNLWFHEFWEDDFNCRLPHGTAPHGDPAGAPGTPVRKCTGRERIGRDSPYEQEGKVQFVIDAVLAMAHGLHSMLGEACPGGGLCAHMDPPDGRRLLTHIRRVAFNGSAGTPVSFNENGDAPGRYDIFQFQGGNGTGAYRAVGQWVQGLHLQEDAMAWGSNSSSPPPSVCSLPCGPGERKKPVKGVPCCWHCELCGGYQYRADLFTCLPCASHLRPTPNRTACRPTPVLRLSWGHPCAAVPLALATLGLMATAFVLATFVRHHETPIVKASGRELSYVLLAGIALVYAITFLMVAEPGVGVCALRRLFLGMGMSLTYAALLTKTNRIYRIFEQGKRSVTPPRFISPTSQLVITFTLSGLQLVAAATWLLVRPPHALIDYEMGRTPDPEAARGVLRCDMAEGATLACLAYALLLMLTCTVYAVKARGVPETFNEAKPIGFAMYTTCVVWLAFGPIFFGAAQSAERVHVQTATLTVSMSLSASVPLGLLYAPKVYVILLHPERNQPKRRGADPPP, from the exons ATGCTGTACGCGCTGGACCGCGTCAACGGCGACCCGCGCGTGCTGCCCAACCTGACGCTGGGCGCCCGCATCCTCGACACCTGCTCCAGGGACACGTACGCGCTGGAGCAGGCGCTGAGCTTTGTGCGCAGCCTCCTGCCCCCCGAGGGGGGCGAGGGCAGCTGCCCCGACGGCTCGGCCCCGCGCCGGCCCCCGCCCGAGCGCCTGGTCGGGGTCATCGGGGCCTCCGCCAGCTCCGTGTCCATCATGGTGGCCAACGTGCTGCGGCTCTTCGCG atCCCCCAGATCAGCTACGCCTCCACGGCCCCCGAGCTGTCGGACCCCGGGCGTTACGAGTTCTTCTCGCGGGTGGTGCCGCCGGACTCGTACCAGGCGCAGGCCATGGTGGCCGTGGTGCGGGCGCTGGGCTGGAGCTACGTCAGCACGCTGGCCTCCGAGGGCAACTACGGCGAGAGCGGCGTCGAGGCCTTCGTGCAGAGCTCCCGCGAGGCTG GGGGCCTGTGCATCGCCCAGTCCATCAAGATCCCGCGGGAGCCGAAGCCGGGGGAGTTCGCCAAGGTCATCGGGCGCCTGATGGAGACGTCGACCGCGCGTGGGGTCGTGCTCTTCGCCAACGAGGACGACATCCG GCGGGTGCTGGAGGCCGCCACTCTGGCCAACCTGTCCGGCCACTTCTCGTGGGTGGGCTCGGACAGCTGGGGGGCCAAGATGGCGCcggtgcagggcctggaggacgCGGCCGATGGAGCCATCACCATCCTGCCCAAACGAGCCTCGGTGCCCG gctTTGACGAGTACTTCATGTCGCGCTCGCTGGAGAACAACCGCCGCAACCTCTGGTTCCACGAGTTCTGGGAGGACGATTTCAACTGCCGGCTGCCCCACGGCACCGCGCCCCACGGGGACCCCGCGGGGGCACCCGGCACGCCCGTGCGCAAGTGCACAG GGCGGGAGCGCATCGGGCGGGACTCACCCTACGAGCAGGAGGGGAAGGTTCAGTTCGTCATCGACGCCGTGCTGGCCATGGCCCACGGGCTGCACTCGATGCTGGGCGAGGCCTGCCCGGGCggggggctctgtgcccacatggACCCCCCCGACGGGCGCCGCCTGCTCACCCACATCCGCAGGGTGGCCTTCAACg GCAGCGCAGGGACGCCGGTGTCCTTCAATGAGAACGGGGACGCCCCCGGGCGCTACGACATCTTCCAGTTCCAGGGGGGCAACGGCACCGGGGCCTACCGGGCTGTGGGGCAGTGGGTGCAGGGGCTGCACCTGCAG GAGGACGCCATGGCCTGGGGCTCCAACTCGTCGTCACCGCCACCCTCGGTGTGCAGCCTGCCGTGCGGCCCCGGCGAGCGCAAGAAGCCGGTGAAGGGGGTTCCGTGCTGCTGGCACTGCGAGCTCTGCGGGGGCTACCAGTACCGGGCCGACCTGTTCACCTGCCTGCCCTGCGCCTCTCACCTGCGCCCCACGCCCAACCGCACCGCCTGCCGCCCCACGCCCGTGCTGCGCCTCAGCTGGGGCCACCCCTGCGCCGCCGTCCCGCTGGCCCTGGCCACGCTGGGGCTCATGGCCACCGCCTTCGTGCTGGCCACCTTCGTGCGGCACCACGAGACACCCATCGTCAAAGCGTCGGGGCGAGAGCTGAGCTACGTCCTGCTGGCCGGAATCGCCCTGGTCTACGCCATCACCTTCCTCATGGTGGCCGAGCCCGGCGTGGGGGTCTGCGCCCTGCGGAGGCTCTTCCTGGGCATGGGCATGAGCCTGACCTACGCCGCACTGCTGACCAAGACAAACCGCATCTACCGCATCTTCGAGCAGG GGAAGCGCTCGGTGACACCGCCGCGCTTCATCAGCCCCACCTCGCAGCTGGTCATCACCTTCACGCTCAGCGGGCTGCAGCTGGTGGCCGCGGCCACCTGGCTGCTGGTGCGGCCACCCCACGCCCTCATCGACTACGAGATGGGTCGGACCCCCGACCCCGAGGCGGCGCGGGGGGTCCTGCGCTGCGACATGGCCGAGGGGGCCACGCTGGCCTGCCTGGCCTACGCGCTGCTGCTGATGCTCACCTGCACCGTGTACGCCGTCAAAGCGCGCGGCGTCCCCGAGACCTTCAACGAGGCCAAACCCATCGGCTTCGCCATGTACACCACGTGCGTGGTGTGGCTCGCCTTCGGGCCCATCTTCTTCGGCGCTGCCCAGTCGGCAGAGAGG gtgcaCGTGCAGACGGCCACGCTGACGGTGTCCATGTCCCTGTCGGCCTcggtgcccctggggctcctctaCGCCCCCAAGGTCTACGTGATCCTGCTGCACCCCGAGCGCAACCAGCCCAAGCGGCGCGGCGCCGACCCCCCCCCGTAG
- the LOC134433237 gene encoding activator of basal transcription 1-like gives MASSRWMPFSFLTGPQGTPAGPRACTGNSPPRVRSPSRRMAWGWVGAGGQRHGGHRDSRDTSRDTSGVTSRVTIGVTNADGITTPTYRSDTPLRALRLFRDSPAPCWRCFTAVLVFYDRGRPRCEGAMAAAERDPHGRGEEEEEEEEEEEEEEKEEEEEEEDEKEEEEMEGEEEEGKEEEEEAKEEEEEGPAGSPAAEAPSDPPPKPVVPGVLYLSFLPPGFGPRQARALLRPHGELGRVFLQPHGGSVRRRRQRPGGPPAVAFAEGWVEFRDKRAAKRAAKLLHGAPMAPRPRSPFRHHYWSIKYLPGFRWPHLSERLSYERQVRAQRLRAEVAQAKREGGFYARHASKEPPKTSGDPAAPPRTWGFTQRPTEEEIWRRKARPPPAAPPQSLLEKVFGTGR, from the exons ATGGCCTCCAGCCGGTGGATGCCCTTCTCCTTCTTGACCGGGCCGCAGGGCAccccggcggggccgcgggcgtGCACCGGGAACAGCCCCCCCAGAGTCAGGTCACCCTCCAGGCGGATGGCGTGGGGCTGGGTGGGCGCCGGGGGGCAGCGGCACggcgggcacagggacagcagggacaccagcagggacaCCAGTGGCGTCACCAGCAGGGTCACCATCGGGGTCACCA ATGCTGATGG TATAACCACGCCCACTTACCGCTCGGACACGCCCCTCCGCGCTTTACGGCTTTTTCGCGACTCCCCCGCCCCCTGCTGGCGGTGCTTTACGGCTGTGTTGGTGTTTTACGACCGCGGCCGGCCGCGTTGTGAGG GGGCCATGGCTGCGGCCGAGCGGGACCCGCACGGGaggggcgaggaggaggaggaggaggaagaggaggaagaagaggaagaaaaggaggaggaagaagaggaggaggatgagaaagaagaggaagaaatggagggggaagaagaggaagggaaggaggaagaagaggaagcaaaggaggaggaagaggagggtcccGCGGGCTCCCCCGCTGCCGAAGCCCCCTCGGACCCCCCTCCAAAGCCGGTGGTACCGGGGGTCCTTtatttgtccttcctccccccgGGCTTCGGGCCCCGCCAGGCCCGGGCGCTGCTGCGGCCCcacggggagctgggcagggtctTCCTGCAGCCCCACG GAGGCTccgtgcggcggcggcggcagcgcccgggGGGACCCCCGGCCGTGGCGTTCGCCGAGGGCTGGGTGGAATTCCGGGACAAGCGAGCGGCCAAGCGAGCGGCCAAACTCCTGCACGGGGCACCCAtggccccccggccccgcagccccttCCGCCATCACTACTGGAGCATCAAG TACCTGCCCGGCTTCCGGTGGCCTCACCTGAGCGAGCGGCTCAGCTACGAGCGCCAGGTGCGGGCGCAGCGCCTGCGGGCCGAGGTGGCCCAGGCCAAGCGGGAGGGGGGGTTCTACGCCCGCCACGCCTCCAAGGAGCCCCCCAAAACCTCGGGAGACCCCGCAGCCCCTCCCCGGACCTGGGGCTTCACCCAGAGACCGACAGAAGAGGAGATTTGGAGGCGCAAAGCTCGGCCCCCCCCGGCCGCGCCCCCCCAGAGCCTGCTGGAGAAGGTGTTTGGGACAGGCCGGTGA